One stretch of Siphonobacter curvatus DNA includes these proteins:
- a CDS encoding MBL fold metallo-hydrolase: MEKELLEEKTQTHGSEYDVADDVAGIKVVFVNVYMIGKPGEGNPWVLVDAAIPNSASRLIKEAETRFGKDNPPQAIVLTHGHFDHTGALEDLLKTWGNIPVYAHPLEMPFLTGKSHYPPPDPTAGNGAMAALSFLFPTRPLDISGRVQPIPHDGFIEELPDWRFIHTPGHAPGHVSLFRDKDKVLIAGDAFVTTNQNSVFSVATQKLELHGPPSYFTCDWRAAKKSVRRLAQLKPSAVGTGHGKALRGKEWRSQLQELSDEFDTRALPGSSRYINHPAHTDENGIVSMPTPISYWVAKGLAIGAVAGLSLLAWNRLRK; encoded by the coding sequence ATGGAAAAGGAACTGCTGGAAGAAAAAACCCAAACGCACGGATCGGAATACGATGTAGCCGATGACGTAGCGGGTATTAAGGTAGTGTTTGTCAACGTGTACATGATTGGCAAACCGGGGGAAGGCAACCCCTGGGTACTGGTCGATGCCGCGATTCCAAACTCAGCCAGTCGTCTCATCAAAGAGGCGGAAACGCGTTTTGGTAAAGACAATCCGCCGCAGGCTATTGTGCTTACCCACGGTCACTTCGATCATACCGGAGCACTGGAAGACTTGTTAAAAACTTGGGGAAATATCCCGGTGTATGCTCATCCGCTGGAAATGCCATTCCTGACGGGAAAATCACATTACCCACCACCAGATCCAACGGCGGGTAATGGTGCGATGGCAGCCCTCTCGTTTTTATTTCCAACGCGTCCGCTCGACATTTCAGGTCGGGTGCAGCCTATCCCGCACGATGGTTTTATCGAGGAACTGCCTGACTGGCGGTTCATCCATACGCCCGGTCACGCTCCCGGACACGTATCGTTATTCCGGGATAAAGATAAAGTTCTGATTGCCGGAGATGCTTTTGTAACCACCAATCAGAATTCAGTATTCTCCGTAGCTACCCAGAAGCTGGAACTACACGGACCACCGAGCTACTTTACCTGCGATTGGCGGGCAGCGAAGAAGTCCGTCCGCCGACTAGCTCAGCTTAAACCCAGTGCCGTAGGTACGGGTCACGGCAAAGCCCTGCGGGGTAAAGAGTGGCGGTCGCAGTTACAGGAGCTTTCCGACGAATTTGATACCCGAGCTCTACCTGGCTCCAGTCGCTATATCAATCACCCGGCTCATACGGATGAAAATGGTATTGTGTCTATGCCAACACCGATCTCGTACTGGGTAGCCAAAGGTCTGGCCATCGGGGCGGTAGCGGGCCTAAGCTTATTGGCCTGGAATCGCTTACGAAAATAG
- the crtD gene encoding 1-hydroxycarotenoid 3,4-desaturase CrtD — protein sequence MNQTAAVIGAGIGGIATAIRLAVKGYPVTVFEANTYPGGKLSAFEEKGYRFDAGPSLFTMPQLVEELFILAGEDPREHFTYERLPDICHYFWDDGTWLTASANPDQFAQEVEQTLGEPAAHVRNFLQHSAFQYDITEQLFLKDSLHKASTWLSRKALRGYLNFPRLGVLGTMNQANEQRFQQTKVVQLFNRYATYNGSDPYQTPALLNMIPHLEYNIGAYFPKKGMVSITESLIALAERKGVQFRYQSKVERIQVRDGKAVGVVVQGQEIPCSIVVSNMDITPTYRKLLPTEKAPERTLQQPRSGSGLIFYWGVRREFAELGVHNIFFSNDYKAEFEHQFQYKTIYYDPTVYLHISSKIKKDDAPAGGENWFVLINAPANEGQDWDTIIAQTRQAILAKVSRSLGVDIEPFIESESILDPRSIELRTSSYQGALYGTSSNNRFAAFLRHPNFSSRIKNLYFVGGSVHPGGGIPLCLFSARIVAGMVPETSS from the coding sequence ATGAACCAAACGGCAGCCGTTATCGGAGCGGGCATAGGCGGTATTGCCACCGCTATACGTTTAGCCGTGAAGGGCTATCCCGTTACCGTATTTGAGGCGAATACGTATCCCGGCGGCAAGTTGTCGGCTTTTGAAGAAAAAGGGTATCGCTTCGATGCGGGGCCTTCGCTGTTCACCATGCCTCAACTAGTCGAGGAACTTTTTATACTGGCAGGCGAAGATCCCAGGGAGCATTTTACCTACGAACGCCTGCCCGACATCTGTCATTACTTCTGGGATGATGGTACGTGGCTGACGGCTTCGGCGAATCCGGACCAGTTTGCTCAGGAAGTGGAACAAACCCTCGGCGAACCAGCGGCTCACGTTCGTAACTTCCTTCAACACAGTGCCTTTCAATACGACATTACCGAACAGCTTTTCCTGAAAGATTCCCTGCATAAAGCGTCCACTTGGCTCAGTCGGAAAGCCCTGCGAGGCTACCTGAATTTTCCACGACTGGGGGTTTTAGGTACCATGAATCAGGCGAACGAACAACGTTTCCAGCAGACGAAAGTCGTACAACTCTTCAACCGTTACGCAACGTATAACGGCTCCGATCCGTATCAGACGCCCGCGTTGCTCAACATGATTCCGCATCTGGAGTACAACATCGGAGCGTATTTTCCGAAAAAAGGGATGGTCAGTATCACCGAAAGTCTGATCGCTCTGGCCGAGCGAAAAGGGGTTCAGTTTCGGTACCAGTCCAAAGTGGAACGCATTCAGGTACGCGATGGCAAAGCTGTCGGTGTGGTAGTGCAGGGTCAGGAAATTCCCTGTAGTATAGTTGTCTCAAACATGGACATTACGCCCACGTACCGAAAATTGCTTCCCACCGAGAAAGCCCCGGAGCGTACGTTACAACAACCCCGTTCGGGTTCAGGTCTGATTTTCTACTGGGGCGTACGGCGGGAATTTGCGGAACTGGGCGTACACAATATTTTCTTTTCGAACGATTACAAGGCCGAGTTCGAACACCAGTTTCAGTATAAAACTATTTACTACGACCCCACGGTATACCTGCACATCAGTTCCAAAATCAAGAAGGACGATGCCCCCGCAGGCGGTGAAAACTGGTTTGTACTCATTAACGCTCCCGCCAACGAGGGGCAAGATTGGGACACCATCATTGCCCAAACCCGGCAAGCTATCCTGGCAAAAGTCAGCCGGAGCCTAGGCGTGGACATAGAACCATTCATTGAGAGTGAATCGATATTAGACCCCCGAAGTATTGAACTTCGTACCTCTTCCTATCAGGGAGCCCTCTACGGAACTTCGTCTAATAATCGGTTTGCGGCCTTTTTACGGCATCCCAATTTTTCGTCCCGCATCAAAAATCTGTATTTCGTGGGCGGTAGTGTACACCCAGGCGGCGGAATTCCGTTGTGTTTATTTTCAGCCCGTATTGTCGCCGGAATGGTTCCCGAAACCAGTAGCTAG
- a CDS encoding 2-oxoglutarate dehydrogenase E1 component, whose product MDQYSYIANADVDYISDLYDKYQQDPSSVDTSWQNFFKGYDFSVIYGEKGATNGVSSNGTSNGQAKPADAGLIAKEGSVLSLIKAYRSRGHLLAKTNPLGYDRNVEARLTLEDYKLSEKDLDTVFEAGHFLLGRSATLREIMAALEKIYAGNIGFEYMYVRNMEEKEWLRNQIEKAALVFDPTKEEKERILKKLNEAVTFEQFLHTKFLGQKRFSLEGGEATISSLDTIINTSADMGVKEVMIGMAHRGRLNVLVNIMHKSYDEIISGFVGQVPELEDNLPNDINFGGDVKYHLGYSSTHVTPKGTEVSLKLAPNPSHLETVNPVVEGFVRSRADGIFEGDYDKVMPILIHGDAAVAGQGIVYEVTQMAKLPAYKTGGTIHFVINNQIGFTTDAAEGRSAIYCTDIAKIIDAPVFHVNGDDPEAVMFVSKMAVEYRQEFNQDVFINMLCYRRWGHNESDEPAFTQPTMYSQIKLHKNVLELYNEQLVSRGKVDAKLAKGMEAEFKQFLQDRLDGVKQAEAPVFHPLKLDEDWKALRYGSAEDFEQSPDTSVSRENLDKIFKALTTLPEGFKPLKQIDKLISDRKKLLEENGQVNWATAELMAYGSLLMEGKTVRMTGQDVQRGTFSHRHAVLHDAENNKTYTQIDHIEEGQEQMQIFNSLLSEYGVLGFEFGYSMANAHALVIWEAQFGDFANGAQIIIDQFVSSCESKWGLQNGLVMLLPHGYEGQGPEHSNARPERFLQLCGDYNMVVANVTTPANIFHLMRRQLTWDFRKPLVIMSPKSMLRHPLNVSPLEDLTKGGFREVIGDSYVNPKEVKKVLLCTGKVYYDLLDKQQKDQRKDVAIVRVEQLHPLPLKQIQQELGKYAKAKVYWVQEEPKNMGYWSFILREFGCGVGMEVISRKTSASPATGFLKTHSEEQAALIQEAFA is encoded by the coding sequence ATGGACCAATATTCATATATCGCCAATGCGGACGTGGATTACATTTCCGACTTGTACGATAAATACCAACAGGACCCTTCCAGCGTCGATACGAGCTGGCAAAACTTCTTTAAAGGCTACGATTTTTCCGTCATTTACGGTGAAAAAGGAGCCACCAATGGCGTTTCTTCTAACGGAACTTCTAATGGTCAGGCTAAACCAGCCGATGCGGGCCTTATCGCCAAAGAAGGCTCTGTACTGAGTTTGATTAAAGCGTACCGTTCCCGCGGTCACTTGCTGGCGAAAACGAATCCGCTGGGTTACGATCGTAACGTAGAGGCCCGCCTGACGTTGGAAGATTACAAACTTTCCGAGAAAGATCTGGATACGGTTTTCGAAGCCGGTCATTTCTTGCTGGGTCGTTCGGCTACGCTACGCGAAATCATGGCCGCTCTGGAGAAAATCTACGCGGGCAATATTGGTTTCGAGTACATGTACGTACGGAACATGGAAGAAAAAGAGTGGCTGCGGAATCAGATTGAGAAAGCCGCTCTGGTATTCGATCCGACGAAAGAAGAAAAAGAACGCATTCTAAAGAAGCTCAACGAAGCCGTTACGTTCGAGCAATTCCTGCACACTAAATTCCTGGGTCAGAAACGCTTCTCGCTCGAAGGTGGCGAAGCAACAATTTCTTCTTTGGATACGATCATCAATACGTCCGCCGATATGGGCGTGAAGGAAGTGATGATCGGGATGGCTCACCGGGGCCGTCTGAACGTGCTGGTAAACATCATGCACAAATCCTACGATGAAATCATCAGCGGTTTCGTAGGACAGGTACCTGAACTGGAAGACAACCTCCCCAACGATATTAACTTTGGTGGAGACGTAAAATATCACCTAGGTTATTCAAGCACCCACGTAACGCCCAAAGGAACGGAAGTAAGTCTGAAACTGGCTCCGAACCCTTCGCACCTGGAAACGGTAAACCCCGTGGTGGAAGGTTTTGTACGCAGCCGGGCCGATGGAATTTTCGAAGGCGATTACGACAAGGTTATGCCCATCTTGATTCACGGCGATGCCGCCGTAGCGGGTCAGGGTATTGTGTATGAAGTGACGCAAATGGCGAAACTTCCTGCCTATAAAACGGGGGGTACCATTCACTTCGTCATCAACAACCAGATTGGTTTTACGACGGATGCGGCGGAAGGCCGTTCGGCGATTTACTGTACGGACATTGCCAAAATCATCGACGCTCCCGTATTCCACGTGAACGGGGACGATCCGGAAGCCGTAATGTTTGTATCGAAAATGGCCGTTGAATACCGTCAGGAATTCAATCAGGACGTATTCATCAATATGCTTTGCTACCGTCGCTGGGGGCACAACGAGTCGGATGAACCGGCGTTCACCCAACCGACGATGTACTCGCAGATCAAGCTGCACAAGAACGTACTCGAACTCTATAACGAGCAACTGGTCAGCCGTGGTAAAGTAGATGCCAAGCTGGCCAAGGGCATGGAAGCTGAATTCAAGCAATTCCTACAGGATCGTCTGGATGGCGTGAAGCAGGCCGAAGCTCCGGTATTCCACCCGCTCAAACTCGACGAAGACTGGAAAGCCCTGCGGTACGGGTCAGCGGAGGATTTCGAGCAATCACCCGACACGAGCGTTTCCCGCGAGAATCTGGATAAAATTTTCAAAGCCCTGACGACGTTGCCTGAAGGTTTTAAACCGCTCAAGCAGATCGATAAACTGATTTCTGACCGGAAGAAATTACTGGAAGAAAACGGTCAGGTGAACTGGGCGACGGCCGAGCTGATGGCCTACGGTTCCTTGCTAATGGAAGGCAAAACGGTACGGATGACGGGTCAGGACGTACAACGGGGCACCTTTAGCCACCGTCACGCAGTTCTGCACGACGCCGAGAATAACAAGACCTATACGCAGATCGACCACATTGAAGAAGGTCAGGAGCAGATGCAAATCTTCAACTCCCTCCTTTCGGAATACGGTGTACTCGGCTTTGAGTTTGGTTACTCAATGGCCAACGCTCACGCCCTGGTGATCTGGGAAGCTCAGTTTGGTGACTTCGCCAACGGTGCTCAAATCATTATTGACCAGTTTGTCAGCTCCTGCGAATCGAAATGGGGTCTGCAAAACGGTCTGGTGATGTTACTGCCCCACGGCTACGAAGGTCAGGGTCCGGAGCACTCGAATGCCCGCCCCGAACGCTTCCTGCAGTTATGCGGTGACTATAACATGGTGGTAGCCAACGTGACGACACCAGCTAACATTTTCCACCTCATGCGGCGTCAGCTGACCTGGGATTTCCGGAAACCGCTGGTCATCATGTCTCCCAAATCCATGCTGCGTCATCCGCTTAACGTATCCCCGCTTGAAGATTTGACGAAAGGTGGCTTCCGGGAAGTGATTGGCGATTCGTACGTGAATCCGAAAGAGGTCAAGAAAGTCCTGTTGTGTACGGGTAAAGTATATTACGACTTACTCGACAAACAGCAGAAAGATCAGCGGAAAGACGTAGCGATTGTTCGGGTTGAACAGTTGCATCCGCTACCCCTGAAACAGATTCAACAGGAACTGGGTAAATACGCCAAAGCGAAAGTGTACTGGGTACAGGAAGAACCCAAAAACATGGGCTACTGGTCGTTTATCTTACGTGAATTTGGTTGTGGCGTTGGTATGGAAGTAATTTCGCGTAAAACGTCCGCTTCACCGGCCACTGGGTTCCTCAAAACACATAGTGAAGAACAGGCAGCCCTCATTCAGGAAGCCTTTGCTTAA
- a CDS encoding glycerophosphodiester phosphodiesterase family protein, whose protein sequence is MLTRFGLLAFCLAFLLGCTPKTYLRVPKQGLSEYLKPEAGKPTLISAHRGGGDYAGYPENCLESFAYLAKQAAMIIECDIGLTQDSVLVMLHDDALDRTTTGKGKLNAVSYAYTQSLHLKDNAGTTTKFRMPTLEQVLNWGKGKVIYTLDVKRTVPFEKVVDLIHRTHTEDNCVVITYNAQDAAKVYRLDPSLMISVTIRNEAEYNRHHDLGIPDNRMVAFVGTREPSAEHYAFLHKKGISCILGTLGNLDKMAQAKGDQVYVNFAKNGADIMSTDRPLEMAKALQKK, encoded by the coding sequence ATGCTTACCCGTTTTGGCCTGCTGGCCTTTTGCCTGGCTTTTTTGCTGGGCTGTACTCCTAAAACGTACCTTCGCGTACCCAAACAGGGGCTTTCCGAGTACCTGAAACCCGAAGCCGGCAAACCTACGCTCATCAGTGCTCACCGGGGCGGTGGCGACTACGCGGGTTACCCCGAAAACTGCCTTGAATCGTTTGCGTATCTGGCGAAACAGGCAGCCATGATTATCGAATGTGACATTGGATTGACGCAGGACAGCGTACTCGTGATGCTGCACGACGACGCACTGGATCGTACGACGACCGGAAAAGGAAAACTTAACGCAGTTTCGTACGCCTATACCCAAAGTCTACATCTGAAAGATAACGCCGGTACTACGACCAAATTCCGGATGCCTACGCTGGAGCAGGTATTGAACTGGGGGAAAGGCAAAGTGATTTATACGCTGGACGTGAAACGCACGGTACCTTTTGAAAAAGTGGTAGACCTGATTCACCGCACCCATACGGAAGACAACTGCGTCGTCATTACGTATAATGCCCAGGATGCCGCAAAAGTCTACAGATTAGATCCCAGTCTGATGATTTCCGTAACCATCCGGAACGAAGCCGAATACAATCGTCACCACGATCTGGGGATTCCTGACAATCGGATGGTAGCCTTCGTGGGAACCCGAGAGCCGTCTGCCGAGCATTACGCTTTTCTGCACAAAAAAGGTATTTCCTGCATTTTAGGAACGCTGGGTAACCTCGATAAAATGGCCCAGGCCAAAGGCGATCAGGTATACGTCAATTTTGCCAAAAACGGAGCGGATATTATGTCCACCGACCGTCCCCTGGAAATGGCGAAGGCTTTACAAAAGAAATAG
- the odhB gene encoding 2-oxoglutarate dehydrogenase complex dihydrolipoyllysine-residue succinyltransferase yields MAIIEMKVPVVGESVTEVTIATWNKKDGDTVKMDEVLCELESDKATFELPAEAAGVLRILAKEGDTLAIGAPICSISTDGAAPEAPQEEAPAATPSNGQAPEAAPAPAPEAKAEETKTIEVKIPVMGESVTEATIANWNKKEGDFVKMDEILCELESDKATFELPAEAAGTLHIIAEPGSTLEIGAVVATITVGAGAPAAAPSAPAAAPASGGSSAPVADKASGVTPVAAAILADKGINPKDIQGSGEGGKITKADALKATSAPAPAAKAEAPKAAPAPQPAAAPATTSGRAERRQRMTSLRKTIARRLVAVKNETAMLTTFNEVDMQPIMELRSKFKDKFKEKHGVGLGFMSFFAKAVCVALKEFQAVNASIDGDEIVYHDYVDISVAVSTERGLVVPILRNADQLSFAGIEKGIIELAVKARDNKLTIEDMSGGTFTITNGGVFGSMMSTPIINAPQVAILGMHNIIERPVVVNKEIVIRPMMYIALSYDHRIIDGKESVSFLVRVKQLLEDPARLLLDV; encoded by the coding sequence ATGGCAATCATCGAAATGAAAGTCCCCGTCGTGGGGGAATCCGTCACCGAGGTTACCATCGCCACCTGGAATAAAAAAGATGGCGATACGGTAAAGATGGATGAGGTATTATGCGAGTTAGAGTCTGACAAGGCTACTTTCGAGCTACCCGCTGAAGCGGCGGGTGTGCTGCGTATCCTGGCGAAAGAAGGTGATACGCTCGCCATCGGAGCACCCATCTGCTCGATCTCAACGGACGGTGCAGCTCCCGAAGCTCCTCAAGAAGAAGCTCCGGCGGCGACCCCCAGCAACGGTCAGGCTCCCGAAGCCGCTCCGGCTCCTGCCCCTGAAGCAAAGGCGGAAGAGACCAAAACCATTGAAGTGAAAATTCCGGTAATGGGCGAATCGGTTACCGAGGCTACCATTGCCAACTGGAATAAAAAAGAAGGCGATTTCGTGAAAATGGACGAAATCCTCTGTGAACTGGAATCTGATAAAGCTACGTTCGAACTGCCCGCGGAAGCGGCTGGTACGCTGCACATTATCGCCGAACCCGGCTCTACGCTTGAAATCGGTGCAGTGGTAGCTACCATTACAGTAGGTGCAGGTGCTCCCGCGGCGGCTCCTTCGGCTCCAGCAGCAGCTCCGGCTTCAGGTGGCTCTTCGGCCCCGGTAGCGGATAAAGCCAGTGGCGTAACGCCCGTAGCGGCGGCTATTCTGGCGGACAAAGGCATCAATCCGAAAGACATTCAGGGTTCCGGCGAAGGTGGAAAAATCACCAAAGCGGATGCTCTGAAAGCTACTTCAGCCCCGGCTCCTGCGGCGAAAGCCGAAGCTCCCAAGGCCGCTCCGGCTCCCCAGCCTGCGGCGGCCCCTGCCACTACGAGTGGACGGGCGGAACGTCGTCAACGCATGACTTCGCTGCGGAAAACCATCGCTCGCCGACTGGTAGCCGTGAAGAACGAAACAGCCATGCTGACTACGTTCAACGAAGTGGACATGCAGCCGATCATGGAACTGCGTTCGAAGTTCAAGGACAAATTCAAAGAAAAACACGGCGTTGGTTTGGGCTTCATGTCCTTCTTTGCGAAAGCCGTTTGCGTAGCCCTGAAAGAATTCCAGGCCGTAAACGCTTCCATCGATGGCGATGAAATCGTTTACCATGACTACGTGGATATTTCCGTAGCCGTATCAACCGAGCGTGGTCTGGTGGTTCCGATTCTGCGTAACGCGGATCAACTTAGCTTCGCTGGTATCGAAAAAGGCATTATTGAGCTGGCGGTAAAAGCCCGTGACAATAAGCTGACGATCGAAGATATGTCAGGCGGTACGTTTACGATCACCAACGGTGGTGTATTCGGTTCCATGATGTCTACGCCGATCATCAACGCTCCGCAGGTAGCGATTCTCGGGATGCACAACATCATTGAGCGTCCGGTAGTGGTGAACAAAGAAATCGTAATTCGTCCGATGATGTACATCGCCCTGAGCTACGATCACCGCATCATCGACGGTAAAGAATCCGTAAGCTTCCTAGTACGCGTGAAACAACTGCTGGAAGATCCCGCTCGTCTGTTACTCGACGTTTAG
- the mutS gene encoding DNA mismatch repair protein MutS, protein MARPSKEGAGKQEKETPLNRQYNQIKTQYPGAILLFRVGDFYETFGEDAVRASKILGITLTKRNNGTSGETPLAGFPHHSLDNYLPKLVRAGERVAICDQLEDPATAKGIVRRGVTELVTPGVSFNDNVLDVRRNNYLAAVHFQKDVIGISFLDVSTGEFLTTQGNAAYVEKLLQSFSPAEILFCKKNRSEFQGFFGEQFNTYQLEDWAFTHDFAYPLLTAHFNTTTLKGFGVENLTEGIVAAGVILHYLAETEHRDVGHITRLTRLEEDKYVWLDRFTIRNLELVTAQQENGVPLIQILDQTLTPMGARMLRKWLVLPLKELKPIHERLNTVDLLLQDTELAETLDTHLRQIGDLERLISKVAVRRINPREMLALKRALSHVGPIRNFLLQHSATQPLLRKYAEQLNTCESLLEKIETELREDPPLVTNLGNMIKSGVDNELDQLHQIAYAGKDFLVNIQNREITNTGITSLKIAYNKVFGYYLEVTNAHKNRVPAEWIRKQTLVNAERYITPELKEYEDQILNAEDKIFVIEQRIFNELIQTASEYVSPIQQNARVLAVLDALLSFAKIAQKNKYAKPEVNEGKAIRITAGRHPVIEQQLPMGESYVPNDLTLDDEEQQIIMITGPNMAGKSALLRQTALIVLMAQIGSFVPATAADIGLVDKVFTRVGASDNLSRGESTFMVEMTETASILNNLSDRSLVLMDEIGRGTSTYDGVSIAWGITEYLHSLPNARPKTLFATHYHELNQLAEDFPRIKNFNVSVKESGNKVIFLRKLKPGGSEHSFGIHVAQMAGMPGAVVNRANEILAHLEQDHIKENHTERMREVPKATPAFQMSLFGAEKDPRFEKVEELLSRIDVNTLTPIEALLKLNEIKRLME, encoded by the coding sequence ATGGCTCGTCCATCCAAGGAAGGTGCAGGGAAGCAGGAGAAGGAAACCCCTCTGAATCGGCAGTATAATCAAATCAAAACGCAATACCCGGGAGCTATTCTCTTGTTCCGGGTGGGCGATTTTTACGAAACGTTTGGGGAAGATGCCGTAAGGGCCAGTAAGATTCTGGGAATTACGCTCACCAAACGAAACAACGGTACCTCGGGCGAAACGCCCCTGGCCGGTTTTCCCCATCACTCACTGGATAATTACCTGCCCAAGCTGGTACGGGCGGGCGAACGCGTCGCCATCTGCGACCAGCTTGAAGATCCGGCTACGGCCAAAGGCATCGTACGGCGGGGCGTTACGGAGCTGGTGACACCGGGTGTTTCTTTTAACGACAACGTACTCGACGTTCGGCGGAACAATTACCTGGCAGCCGTGCATTTTCAAAAAGACGTAATCGGCATTTCCTTTCTGGACGTTTCGACGGGTGAATTTCTGACTACGCAGGGCAATGCGGCTTATGTCGAAAAATTACTGCAAAGTTTTAGTCCGGCGGAAATACTCTTTTGTAAGAAAAATCGCTCGGAGTTTCAGGGCTTTTTCGGAGAGCAATTCAATACGTATCAACTGGAAGACTGGGCTTTTACGCACGATTTTGCGTATCCCTTACTGACGGCTCATTTTAATACTACGACGCTCAAAGGCTTTGGGGTGGAAAACCTCACCGAGGGGATCGTTGCAGCGGGGGTTATTTTGCACTACCTAGCCGAAACTGAGCACCGCGATGTCGGGCATATTACCCGATTGACACGTCTGGAAGAAGATAAGTACGTCTGGCTGGATCGTTTCACGATTCGCAACCTGGAACTGGTAACGGCTCAGCAGGAGAACGGTGTACCGCTTATTCAGATTCTCGATCAGACGCTGACGCCAATGGGAGCCCGCATGCTGCGGAAGTGGCTGGTACTACCGCTGAAGGAACTAAAACCCATTCATGAGCGACTCAATACGGTCGATCTACTGTTGCAGGATACCGAACTGGCTGAAACGCTGGATACGCACCTTCGGCAAATCGGCGATCTGGAGCGTTTGATTTCCAAAGTAGCCGTTCGCCGGATCAATCCCCGGGAAATGCTGGCTCTTAAACGGGCCTTGTCGCACGTCGGACCGATTCGGAATTTTCTGCTGCAGCACAGTGCCACCCAGCCCTTACTGCGGAAGTACGCCGAACAACTAAATACCTGCGAATCGTTGCTCGAAAAGATTGAAACGGAATTACGCGAAGATCCGCCGCTGGTGACCAACCTGGGTAACATGATCAAATCGGGCGTGGATAACGAGTTGGATCAGTTGCATCAGATTGCCTATGCAGGAAAGGATTTTCTGGTGAATATTCAGAACCGGGAGATCACGAATACGGGCATCACCTCGCTGAAAATCGCGTATAATAAAGTGTTTGGGTATTATCTGGAAGTGACGAATGCTCACAAGAATCGCGTACCTGCCGAGTGGATTCGTAAGCAAACGCTCGTCAATGCGGAACGCTATATTACGCCTGAACTGAAAGAATACGAGGATCAGATTTTGAATGCCGAGGATAAAATCTTCGTCATTGAACAACGCATCTTCAACGAACTGATCCAAACAGCCAGTGAGTACGTAAGTCCCATTCAGCAAAATGCCCGAGTACTGGCGGTGCTGGATGCTTTACTAAGTTTCGCGAAAATTGCTCAAAAGAATAAGTACGCCAAACCGGAAGTAAACGAGGGCAAAGCGATTCGGATTACAGCGGGTCGACACCCGGTGATCGAACAGCAGTTACCCATGGGCGAAAGCTACGTACCGAACGATTTAACGCTGGACGACGAAGAGCAGCAAATCATCATGATTACGGGTCCCAACATGGCGGGGAAATCGGCTTTACTACGACAAACGGCCCTGATCGTGCTGATGGCTCAAATCGGTAGTTTCGTTCCGGCCACTGCCGCCGATATTGGATTGGTCGATAAGGTCTTCACGCGGGTAGGGGCTTCCGATAATTTGAGCCGCGGGGAGAGCACATTCATGGTGGAAATGACCGAAACGGCGAGTATTCTCAATAACCTCAGCGACCGTAGTCTGGTCCTGATGGATGAGATTGGACGGGGTACAAGTACCTACGACGGCGTAAGTATTGCCTGGGGAATTACCGAGTATCTGCATAGCCTGCCGAATGCACGCCCGAAAACGCTTTTCGCTACGCACTACCACGAACTCAACCAATTGGCGGAGGATTTCCCCCGAATCAAAAACTTCAACGTTTCCGTGAAGGAATCGGGGAACAAGGTGATTTTCCTGCGGAAGCTGAAACCCGGTGGGTCAGAGCATAGTTTTGGTATCCACGTAGCCCAGATGGCAGGTATGCCGGGAGCCGTAGTTAATCGGGCGAACGAAATTCTGGCTCACCTTGAACAGGATCACATCAAGGAAAACCATACCGAACGCATGCGGGAAGTACCCAAAGCCACGCCAGCCTTTCAGATGAGTTTATTCGGGGCAGAAAAAGATCCGCGTTTTGAAAAAGTGGAAGAGCTGCTGTCGCGGATCGACGTCAACACGCTGACGCCGATTGAAGCCCTGTTGAAGCTAAATGAGATCAAGCGATTGATGGAATAA